In Phyllopteryx taeniolatus isolate TA_2022b chromosome 5, UOR_Ptae_1.2, whole genome shotgun sequence, the DNA window TCCCCCGGTGACTTGCCTGAGTGACACAGGCTCTGTAGAGCAGTTGGAGTCCATAAAGAGGGAAGAGGTTGGCCAAGACTTTGACGTTCTCCACGTGAGTCTCGCTGTACCGGCCGCCGTTGTTCTCCTTCGCCCGGTCCAACCAAGATGGCACATCTCCGCTGAGGTGGCGATAGTGAAGGCAGCACATCTTGAGGGAGTTCAAGAAAACTCCAAGCGTCGTCAGTAAGGATCCGCCTTTTGACAGAAACCAAAAGAGATTGGTCTGAGGTGCTGGACGGGCCAAAATTAACGTTTACCAAAAAGCAGTAAGAATATTGACACAGTGATACGGTGTGTACTTTTACCTTTCTTGGGTTTGTAGGTGAGTTTGTTGCGCATCATGTGTATGGCAATGAGTGCCAGCAGTGCAGACGTAAAGGGGATTAGGAAACCCAGATTTTTGGCCACAGATTGCTGGATGTAAGCAATACCCAGAAACACAACAGTGGAATTCAGGTTAACCAACCAGTAGAACCTAAacataatgaaaacaaatatcagAGAAGTCTTTCAAGTCATTCTTCTTTATCGTTTGCCAGCATCCGGCTAAAATTCGTAAAAAGGTTCAGATCTTAATCATATTTTAATCGTCTTTTAGgtgaagaaaaatacaataaatcccCAGACGAACCAGCTGAATGTCATATTTGTACAATAATGAGCTAATAATGAAAGTATTCTCTTCTTCTGCCCACTAAGCGATGCATTCTATTGAGTTACAGTATCAATTGTAACCCAGTCAACGCGTGTTCCAATCATGTATCGTCGATGCATCACATACCAGTTGAAGAAGCCCAGTAGCTGGTATTGATTGTAGTTCTGCAGGCTGTATGCTCCCAAGGGGCACAGGATGGCCCGGATGCCGCCAATGCCCAGCGCGGCAGCCAGGAGGCCGGTGTAGAACAGGGCCTGCTGCTCTTGAGGTTCCAACTTGTGACTCATGTGATGAGTGTCCGTGTAAAAATCTTCGAAAGGGAACGCGACCACAGGCAACATGGCCGTGCCTGCGGAAAGCGGGACGACGCGGTCGTTATATTTGCGGGATAGACCCTAACCAAACATGGGCTGAAGTATTTATTGGACGTATGAATAACGAATGTTTTGCACGGCTAAACGATAGCTCATTTGTCCGTGTGTTGTTCTTTGAGtgaatttcagtttttgttttttacagtacCGTCAAAGTTGCAGTGAACCCTTGCATACAAAGACACACGGAAAAGAAACTTCCACTGTGTCTTACCAAAGAAATGGAGGAAAGTGCACACGTAGAGCACCTTGGTTCTTCCTAGGCAGGTTTCGGCGAACCAGCCAACCAGCACAGGGGTGAGGGTGCTGGCCCCTATGAAGCACAAGTTGACCGTGGCAGCCATGTAGTTGTCGTAGCCCAGCTTCACGGTGCAAAAGAGAATCATGTTGCATACAATGCCGAAAAATGTGAATCTTTCACACAGCTCCACCAGCAGAACACAAATGATGACTTGGAGCTTCTTGCGGCTCCCCGGTGATGCTCTCCGGTCCGGATGAGGTGTCTTGGAGAGCCGCCGTTGGTGGCGTTTGCCGTCTGGCAGTCTCTGAACTTCTCCCGCCACCATCCCGCCTGCAAActgatggatgggatggatgtgcTCTGTGAAGTTGCAGAGCTCTGAATGTGAAGAACAGGCCTTCTAGGAGAGGAGGAGGGTTCGCGTCAGGGGCTGGGCTGAGTGGACATGCACATAACAACTGCGTTCTGCACGTGCTGGGGGTTGATTACCCTCTCCTTTTATTACCTTACCGATTAAGTGTGTCAGACAATTGGCTGAAGTGATAGATGGACACAATTTAGAGAGCAGTCTAGAAATAGTTCTGTgattacaaacaaaatacaaacatttccgTTGGAAAAGTTTCTCGACAGTCTTTACGTGTAAACTTCATTTAAACTTTGAAAGATTGCACGAAACATGGGAACACACGTTCGGTGTTGATGTGCTCTTAAGAACTTGACAAATAAAGCAGACCACGCACTTAAACACAACAACGATCACACATTAGAAGCGCTCAGCGTAATACCGCAACTCTTTGTGAAAACAGTCCAAGCTCATTTTGGCACACCTGCTGTATTTCGGCTGATGATGTTAAGTGCGAGTGAGGCACAGGGCGCGCACGTAAACACCAAGCAGGCCCGTATACCCGGCGCTTGGGTGAAGATGAAACGAGATAGCAGGTTTGTGAAAGGTTTCAAATGCAGatgatttattgcaaatataGAATCGTTTCTATTTGTAAAGACAATATTGCTGTAGCATGCAGTGCCGTAGGACTGACTTGcagtggatatgaaaagtctacacatcccaTATTTGTGATATAAGTGAGACAccgataaatcatttaaaaaaaaaaaaataatccaaaatttaaaaaattccaccattaatatgacctataacctatacaactcaattgaagaaAAACTGAGCTAATGAGagatggctcgggcatctgatagatagattagatagataaatagattagattgatagatagatagatgaaccCTGAAGTGTTCTGATTGTCTATGAACAAAAGTGACTGTGCAAAAGTCACTTTTGGTCAGGAAGGACCATTTGACACTAACATGTCAAAGGgtctaaaaaatatacatttaagcACGTATAATATAAATTATAGTATTTGTATTAGGTTTTAAGAAAGCACACATAACATAGGCTCAAtgactacactacaaaaacaaatctttgtATAGTGACTATTCTCTCACAACGATGTTAAGCTAGCGGCATTACAGCAGCAAACAGCCATTTCGGTTTCGCTCTTACTTTGAAACTAACAATTGTACCACCTCCGGTGGCGGACCCCGGCTTGACGATTGTCATACGGCAGCTGGTCAATTGTATCATCACATTTGCGCAAATCACgtgaattataataataatacgataGCATTCTACAAATGCATAACAAATTAGTAACTGTTCAATGCACTCAAATGATAAAGATGAGCATATTTCCTCAAACAATAAATGACTGTGGCCCTTTAAACAATCTAACTGCAGTCGTCATGGTTACAAAACGGCGTGGAGTATAGAGCTGGTGCATCATGGGAAACAGTTGTTCGAGAACGCGAATATGAAAGAAGGAAATGCACACAAGTTCCCATTCAGCCCTACTATAAAGGTAAGAAAGAGGGGATTTATTCACATATTGTTTTTAGCGCCTCGTCGACGaaacaaagagaggaaatgtTCATAAACCGTACCGTGAGTCTATAACTTAGGCAAGTTGTAACATCTCGGTGCTAACATCGTTAGCCGAGCCTAGCTAACCAATGAGCGTGTGTTTCCAGTAGCTTTGAGATGCCGCGATAAACGTTGTTGTTACTCAAGTACAATTGAAGAGATCACTGACAGTACAAAAGAGTCAAAACTGTTCTCCAAAAGGCAAACCGCTTTGatgtgcatttgttttgttccGGCTGCAGAGATCGATCGACTAGTAATGTCTGGTTGGTGGCTGCCGAGCTCCCCAGCCTTTGCGTCCGAGGACTTCAGCTCGACGCCTCTCAAgcaaaatgagagaaaacacGTCCACGTATCGGAATACCCGATAGACGACGACGTCCTACCTGAGGACGACGACACGTACTCCTTGCTGTCCCCCATCTACCATGACAGCTACGAGAGCgatgaagacgacgacgacctcagtactactactactactactactcaaCAACCGCTCAGGTATTACCTGAGTCTATATATGTCACGAGACATACAGAAATCATACGAAATGTACTAAAAGTCATTCTGACGCTGTGTTtgcttcaattattattattataattattattatttttttttttaaagatgtgaGCGACAGAATCCCACCTCGGGGCAGATCGAACCTGAAGCCCTCAGTCCATGGGAAGTGTGGCTGGTCAACAAAGCAAAAGAAGACCAgcttaaaatgaaaaagaaaaccgAGGAGGCAAGTGGACGAGGAGTTTAATCATTGTACACGCTCTTGCTGTGTGTCTCATACTAACTCGTCGTTCAGAGTTAGTTAACTGCCTCACATTTGGTCGTGATGTCCAGGTTTGTATGTTTTCCCCACGCTTGcctgggttttctttgggtactctggtttcctcccacgtcgcaaaaacacgcatgttaggttaataGAAGACCGtaaattgaccataggtgtgaatgtgaatagtgGTTTATCTGTGCGCTATGATTGGCTGGTTACCAGTCCAGTGCACacataccccgcctctcgtccaaagtcgggtagaataggctccagctcaccagtgacCCTCATGACGACGAgcctacggaaaatggatgcgtAACCAGACAGTATGGGGCGTCCATTTCACAGGAGACGCGATTTGAGCGTATTATTTTTTGAGCATGAAGAtttttgtagtttattttttgcatttgctgTGATTAAACCACAATGTCCTTTTAACCAGGTGCTTTTActcaaggggaaaaaagaacaagaagaaaTGCAACGTAAACAGAAAAAGgtcatggaggaaaaaaagattagAGACTGGCAGCAGCTGAAAAGAGAACGGGTAGAAAACTAGTCCACAATTCACAAGAACAAATTGTaatttctaattattttatccaatagaacaaaaaatgcttggacgatatcatgtttttgtattccAAGGAAAGACACGATCAGCTTCTAAAAATCAGCAGAGAAGCAGCAGAGGTGCAGCGTCGACAGGAAAAACAAAGAGAGACGGAACAAAAAGCTCAACAGAAGTACAAGGACtggcttcagaaaaaaaaccaagagaGGATAGAAAGGGAAATGAAGCAAAAAGTAAGTAAGAcccgttttttttaaaacgtcaTTTGCACTCATGAGAATCTTCTTCTAACAGGAGGAAGCAAGTCTGAGGGAAGAGCAGGAGAAAGAGCGCCGGAGGAAGGCAGAGGAGAACTTCAAGCAATGGCTGGCAAAAAACAATGAGAAATGGAAAGCAAGTCCAAAAGCACCTCATTATTCAAGTGAGTGCGATCTGAACTGGCAGTTAGCAACTACAATTGTCTGTGGGGTGCATctcaaatcaattacaaaacttCACGTAATGTATTTGTtgagttcaattcaaaaactcaGAGTCACTACACAAAGTCAACTATTTTATACTTGTGGGATTATTTTGATGAGTTTAGCTTAAGGCTAACAAATTCACATTGTACTGCCTCCAAGAGATGAGAATATtacataagtaaaaaaaaaataaaataatcatacgGAAATGATGTTGGAAATGCCCTTCCGAAAAGTAGTTTATTGCGTTGAATGACTGTATAATTTAtaagtttcacttttggaattgcaatGCTGAAATACAGTGAACTCCCCTAAGAGTATTCTAATTTACACCTGCACACCGATGTATGACGTTTGCTCGCAGTGGATAGTGGTTCAAGATTTGTATTTCTGGGTAAGCTGCGAGTGTTATATCTTTGCTGCAGGTCCCTGCAGATTCCACCCACCACCCAGCTTTTACAACCCGATCCCATGGAAGCCGATTTACACGCCCCCTCCGGAAACATCTCCCAAAAACACACCCAGCAAGAAGCctcagaagcaaaaaaaaaaaaggacagcatAGCAGAGCCTTCACAATCACAAACTCGACACTGACGGTGCTTCATCGAACTCGACTGTAAATCAACTTGGACCTATTAATGCCTCTAGGACGCCACAACATGATTGTCATGTAtgaaaagtattatttatttttttcattgttttaattaaGTTAAACAATTTAATTGCTTGTTTTAACGTTGGAATTTTTGAATGTGATTCTTGATTATTTTGACAGTTTCCATGTAACATTTGTTCACCCAGAGCCTTTTTCCATTAATTAAAAGTTTTGAAcgctatattttttttgtatttggtgCACAAGTGATGAATACAGTTGCATTTCACAGCTTTGTTGAGGCCACAAATCGAATGGTGGGTATTACAATTCAATGCGTCATAATGCAGAGATTTTGGATAACCCTAACTTCATGAAAGGGTTCCAACAATTAGAAACACTGGATCTCAGAAGATGTAAAATAACCAAGTGCAGGTGTGTGTAATGAAGAACAGGACCCAAGTCTGTTTTTTGCATGCTGTCCTCTGTGGAACGTTTGACATTCAGCAGTTATGCTAGCTGATAGTGGCTGCCGAGGGAATTAAAGCAACAAGTCCCAACACGCATGAAGCCCACTGCCACACTCGGAATGTATGAACTACATTGACCAATGTGTTTAATGTCTTTTTCAAAATCACTGAAAGTGACAAATCAACAATCAGAAATGTCCTTTCAAAGGTTTAGTAATAACATATATAAACGTTATGCAAGATAATATCACCAAACAGTTGACTAAACTCAAAATGACTGTTGAGCCTGTATGCGTAACTGCGGCAACACAATCATGCAAAAATGACGTTTGTGGagataataaaatacatcttcGTTCAGATTAGTTAGTGTGTCTGAATGTAGGAAAACTGCATATAAATCCATGGCTGTTATAACAATTCTGATGTAAACTGGGCGGCACAAAGGTAAGTAACCACATTTGTCACAGAGCGTGGCGGTTTACTCACCTGGCGTCTGTGCAGGCGTTGCGGTTTCAGGTTCTTCTCCAGCGACAGTGTAAATGTTAGTGAGAATGGTTTTCTTGTCTCTATATGTGGCATGACTGTAAATGTCAGGAGAGGATCCAGCTCCACATCACATTGATGTGCAAACATGAAATGTAGTGAAGAGGAAGACTGCAGCGGCAGCACGAGTGCTCGAGTGCTCACActatctacctcacagttctgaggtttggggttgaAATCTTTACATTGATCTATTGGGTAAATATAAATCATCTTATGCATCTGATTTCCGAAATCCATCAAAGAGCTGTTTTTGtcagtttgtgttgttttagtcTGGATTGAGTTTGGGAGTAGTGGCAGTAGTAGTAATAACTCTCATATGGCCAAGTTtgctttaaaatgtgaaaaagaggatattgttgttttgtttgtaaaaaatatacCCTTGTGTTTCGACCTCTTAACGTCATTCATCATGGGCCAACTAATCCAGGGGCCATCCCTCCTGCTGGAACACCAACTCTACGGCGTCTTTGACATCCTGCACCACGTAGGTCGGCTGTGTAAGGCTGGGGTCAAAGCAAAAGTCCCTGTGGCCGTGGAAGATGCGCTGCTCGGTTACCGTGTGCGCCGTGTCCGACGGCAGCGCCTCCTCTTTGCTGTAAACTCCTGTACACACCAGAATGGAGTGGCACGCCTCGGGCAGATCCCCACTTGCCCCAAACACACCGGGCGCGCCGCCCAATTCCGTCGACGTCGTTTTAGAGGCCTCGAGAGAATTACGAGCAGCCCGGAGGTAGCGGTTGTAGAGATTGGCGCCGTATATGTCAGCCATGGGGTTATCACTACCGAGAAGAGGTGATATACGGTACATGCGTAAATCCGTTTGGAATAACAAACGTGTGGCCCAAAAATGCAAGGACGGAGTCGCTCACCCTATTGCGTACAGTCTCCTCACAGGTGTGGCCCATCCAAGTCTCTCAGCCTGCTTCCTGATCAGCAGCTCCGCATAATTATAAGTCACTACGCTGGGTTTACCAATCAGAGCCTCGTATTTGAGGTCATGACCCGTCAACTTCTTGTACAGGCTCTCCAAGCACAGCAGAAACATACCGTGTCCAAACCTGTTAGGGAACCACAACATGAGCTATAATTCAGGAAAAAgaacagcacttttttttcctccacctgGGATTCTTGGCCTCAGCCATCCACAGCAGGTCCATGTTACAGGCCAGCAACGGAATGTGAGGATACTGCACAGAATTCCAATTCCTGTCTGGCTTTCCGTTTGTTAGGAGGACATCAACAATAAGCTGGAGGTTGGTCTCCCATCTAATTGGCTCACCAAATAAGATGACAGCTATAAAGATAAGTGGGGAAAGTGGAAAAACtgtcaaataaattaaaatgtacaggACAGGTGCATCTCAACGAATTAGAATTATTGGATAAAACataatttcagtagttcaacTTAAAAAGGGACATTCAT includes these proteins:
- the slc15a5 gene encoding solute carrier family 15 member 5 isoform X1, whose translation is MDFGNQMHKMIYIYPIDQCKDFNPKPQNCEVDSVSTRALVLPLQSSSSLHFMFAHQCDVELDPLLTFTVMPHIETRKPFSLTFTLSLEKNLKPQRLHRRQKACSSHSELCNFTEHIHPIHQFAGGMVAGEVQRLPDGKRHQRRLSKTPHPDRRASPGSRKKLQVIICVLLVELCERFTFFGIVCNMILFCTVKLGYDNYMAATVNLCFIGASTLTPVLVGWFAETCLGRTKVLYVCTFLHFFGTAMLPVVAFPFEDFYTDTHHMSHKLEPQEQQALFYTGLLAAALGIGGIRAILCPLGAYSLQNYNQYQLLGFFNWFYWLVNLNSTVVFLGIAYIQQSVAKNLGFLIPFTSALLALIAIHMMRNKLTYKPKKGGSLLTTLGVFLNSLKMCCLHYRHLSGDVPSWLDRAKENNGGRYSETHVENVKVLANLFPLYGLQLLYRACVTQIPSGYYIQTMNSNLHLSDVLLPIGAMNVISILPLLVLAPLIECVNSCSLSMAKTPLAPTRVITLGHACAALSVLASGLSELHRKAFPLVEQSLSGKVLQVSSMPCFQLAPQYILLGLAEALVTPACSLISFQLTPRHIRGISLHFLTLSYGGGCFLGAICIQLVYFVSGGSFYPSVLHDGNLERFFFLMATLMAMNTLVYWSISHRYMDLSARGKALTVSPLAEKLLQYKGCLRYYDTMDQSYTNKSCDSII
- the slc15a5 gene encoding solute carrier family 15 member 5 isoform X3, which codes for MDFGNQMHKMIYIYPIDQCKDFNPKPQNCEVDSVSTRALVLPLQSSSSLHFMFAHQCDVELDPLLTFTVMPHIETRKPFSLTFTLSLEKNLKPQRLHRRQKACSSHSELCNFTEHIHPIHQFAGGMVAGEVQRLPDGKRHQRRLSKTPHPDRRASPGSRKKLQVIICVLLVELCERFTFFGIVCNMILFCTVKLGYDNYMAATVNLCFIGASTLTPVLVGWFAETCLGRTKVLYVCTFLHFFGTAMLPVVAFPFEDFYTDTHHMSHKLEPQEQQALFYTGLLAAALGIGGIRAILCPLGAYSLQNYNQYQLLGFFNWFYWLVNLNSTVVFLGIAYIQQSVAKNLGFLIPFTSALLALIAIHMMRNKLTYKPKKGGSLLTTLGVFLNSLKMCCLHYRHLSGDVPSWLDRAKENNGGRYSETHVENVKVLANLFPLYGLQLLYRACVTQIPSGYYIQTMNSNLHLSDVLLPIGAMNVISILPLLVLAPLIECVNSCSLSMAKTPLAPTRVITPCLISPPYLILPLQLWDTRVQLCPSWRRVYLSCTGRLSPWWSKASPGRFCKYRPCRVSSWLRSTSYSDWLRLWSLRHVP
- the slc15a5 gene encoding solute carrier family 15 member 5 isoform X2; this encodes MDFGNQMHKMIYIYPIDQCKDFNPKPQNCEVDSVSTRALVLPLQSSSSLHFMFAHQCDVELDPLLTFTVMPHIETRKPFSLTFTLSLEKNLKPQRLHRRQACSSHSELCNFTEHIHPIHQFAGGMVAGEVQRLPDGKRHQRRLSKTPHPDRRASPGSRKKLQVIICVLLVELCERFTFFGIVCNMILFCTVKLGYDNYMAATVNLCFIGASTLTPVLVGWFAETCLGRTKVLYVCTFLHFFGTAMLPVVAFPFEDFYTDTHHMSHKLEPQEQQALFYTGLLAAALGIGGIRAILCPLGAYSLQNYNQYQLLGFFNWFYWLVNLNSTVVFLGIAYIQQSVAKNLGFLIPFTSALLALIAIHMMRNKLTYKPKKGGSLLTTLGVFLNSLKMCCLHYRHLSGDVPSWLDRAKENNGGRYSETHVENVKVLANLFPLYGLQLLYRACVTQIPSGYYIQTMNSNLHLSDVLLPIGAMNVISILPLLVLAPLIECVNSCSLSMAKTPLAPTRVITLGHACAALSVLASGLSELHRKAFPLVEQSLSGKVLQVSSMPCFQLAPQYILLGLAEALVTPACSLISFQLTPRHIRGISLHFLTLSYGGGCFLGAICIQLVYFVSGGSFYPSVLHDGNLERFFFLMATLMAMNTLVYWSISHRYMDLSARGKALTVSPLAEKLLQYKGCLRYYDTMDQSYTNKSCDSII
- the LOC133477751 gene encoding coiled-coil domain-containing protein 34-like; this translates as MSGWWLPSSPAFASEDFSSTPLKQNERKHVHVSEYPIDDDVLPEDDDTYSLLSPIYHDSYESDEDDDDLSTTTTTTTQQPLRCERQNPTSGQIEPEALSPWEVWLVNKAKEDQLKMKKKTEEVLLLKGKKEQEEMQRKQKKVMEEKKIRDWQQLKRERERHDQLLKISREAAEVQRRQEKQRETEQKAQQKYKDWLQKKNQERIEREMKQKEEASLREEQEKERRRKAEENFKQWLAKNNEKWKASPKAPHYSSPCRFHPPPSFYNPIPWKPIYTPPPETSPKNTPSKKPQKQKKKRTA
- the hdhd5 gene encoding haloacid dehalogenase-like hydrolase domain-containing 5 — encoded protein: MNFHSLRSLIQAMQRVSCLKSTWKLLESSSQGAARRHYSHGSIGLLFDIDGVLVRGRTPIPAAKQCFRNLVDHQGKYKVPVVFVTNAGNCVRQTKAEHLSHLLEVEVSPDQVMLSHSPLRMFSQFHQMCVLVSGQGPVEEVAHMLGFQNVVTIDNLRKGYPLLDIVDHNRRPKDGILPTEGLRPIDAVILFGEPIRWETNLQLIVDVLLTNGKPDRNWNSVQYPHIPLLACNMDLLWMAEAKNPRFGHGMFLLCLESLYKKLTGHDLKYEALIGKPSVVTYNYAELLIRKQAERLGWATPVRRLYAIGDNPMADIYGANLYNRYLRAARNSLEASKTTSTELGGAPGVFGASGDLPEACHSILVCTGVYSKEEALPSDTAHTVTEQRIFHGHRDFCFDPSLTQPTYVVQDVKDAVELVFQQEGWPLD